One genomic region from Conexibacter woesei DSM 14684 encodes:
- a CDS encoding TetR/AcrR family transcriptional regulator, producing the protein MDVEDTRRYADLWAHVESETSRRLLLAALDAFADHGFEAATTRDIARRAGMSPAAVYLYYRSKVELLEKIMRIGHESVLQEVIDAMDGHVSAPDRTAAFVTAFSSWHARFATLGQVTARELRALPPERFGEILALRQATERLVADELERGAAEGELHVDDLQGTVRAILSLGVDSARWYAPQRGGDPESIGQLHADLVLRMLR; encoded by the coding sequence ATGGACGTAGAGGACACTCGGCGGTACGCCGATCTTTGGGCGCACGTCGAGTCGGAGACGTCGCGACGGCTGCTGCTCGCGGCGCTGGACGCCTTCGCCGACCACGGCTTCGAGGCCGCGACGACACGCGACATCGCCAGACGCGCCGGCATGAGCCCGGCTGCCGTCTACCTGTACTACCGCTCGAAGGTCGAGCTGCTGGAGAAGATCATGAGGATCGGCCACGAGTCGGTCCTGCAAGAGGTGATCGACGCGATGGACGGCCACGTGAGCGCGCCCGATCGCACGGCCGCGTTCGTGACCGCCTTCTCCTCGTGGCACGCCCGCTTCGCGACGCTGGGCCAGGTCACCGCACGCGAGCTGCGCGCGCTGCCGCCTGAGCGCTTCGGCGAGATCCTCGCGCTGCGGCAGGCGACCGAGAGGCTCGTCGCCGACGAGCTGGAGCGCGGCGCCGCCGAGGGCGAGCTGCACGTCGACGACCTGCAGGGGACGGTCCGCGCGATCCTGTCGCTCGGCGTCGACTCCGCCCGTTGGTACGCACCGCAGCGCGGCGGCGACCCGGAGTCGATCGGGCAGCTGCACGCCGACCTCGTGCTGCGCATGCTGCGGTGA
- a CDS encoding class I SAM-dependent methyltransferase: MTEERPRYDAIGGGYARLRREDPRIAARLLAALGPARSVVNVGAGAGSYEPRDRHVIAIEPSAVMAAQRPPELVPAIAASAGALPLFDGSADAAMAVLAIHHWDAEQEAGVRELRRVARGPVALLTVDAAVAGEMWLVRDYLTEVAELDRRIMPPIDRLAGWLGGDVRVETVEVARDTPDWTLMAFWAHPERVLDAAARAATSGFARMDEHVVARVVADVERDLADGTWDERNGALRALDSYDAGLRLVVAER, translated from the coding sequence GTGACGGAAGAGCGGCCGCGCTACGACGCGATCGGCGGCGGCTACGCGCGCCTGCGGCGTGAGGACCCGCGGATCGCCGCCCGCCTGCTCGCGGCGCTCGGCCCCGCGCGCAGCGTCGTCAACGTCGGCGCCGGAGCCGGCTCCTACGAGCCGCGCGACCGCCACGTGATCGCGATCGAGCCGAGCGCGGTGATGGCCGCCCAGCGCCCGCCGGAGCTGGTCCCGGCGATCGCCGCGAGCGCCGGCGCGCTGCCGCTGTTCGACGGAAGCGCCGACGCCGCGATGGCGGTGCTCGCGATCCACCACTGGGACGCCGAGCAGGAGGCGGGCGTGCGCGAGCTGCGCCGCGTAGCGCGCGGACCAGTCGCGCTCCTGACGGTCGACGCCGCGGTCGCGGGCGAGATGTGGCTCGTGCGCGACTACCTGACCGAGGTCGCGGAGCTGGACCGGCGCATCATGCCGCCGATCGACCGCCTCGCCGGCTGGCTCGGCGGTGACGTCCGCGTCGAGACGGTCGAGGTCGCGCGCGACACGCCGGATTGGACGCTGATGGCGTTCTGGGCCCACCCCGAGCGGGTGCTCGACGCGGCGGCGCGGGCGGCTACGTCGGGCTTCGCGCGGATGGACGAGCACGTCGTCGCGCGGGTCGTGGCGGATGTCGAGCGGGACCTCGCGGACGGTACGTGGGACGAGCGCAACGGCGCGCTGCGGGCGCTCGACTCCTACGACGCAGGGCTGCGGCTGGTCGTCGCCGAGCGCTAG
- a CDS encoding HAD-IIA family hydrolase, with the protein MPLMSRRREIRSWLMDMDGVLVHEESAIPGADGFLGRLKEREIPFLVLTNNSIYTRRDLSARLRASGLDVPEESIWTSANAMAQFLQDQRPHGSAFVIGEAGLTTALHQNGYTLTEREPDYVVLGETRTYSFERITHAIRLIVAGARFIATNPDATGPSLQGPLPATGSVAALISRATGVEPYFVGKPNPLMMRSALNALDAHSETTAMIGDRMDTDVVSGLEAGLETILVLSGVATREAAERFPFRPSRIVRSVADLVDEIG; encoded by the coding sequence ATGCCCCTCATGAGCAGACGCCGCGAGATCAGATCCTGGCTGATGGACATGGACGGTGTGCTCGTCCACGAGGAGAGCGCGATTCCCGGCGCCGACGGCTTCCTCGGCCGCCTGAAGGAACGCGAGATCCCGTTCCTCGTGCTGACCAACAACTCGATCTACACGCGCCGCGACCTCTCCGCGCGGCTGCGGGCGAGCGGGCTCGACGTGCCGGAGGAGTCGATCTGGACCTCCGCCAACGCGATGGCGCAGTTCCTCCAGGACCAGCGCCCCCACGGCTCCGCGTTCGTGATCGGCGAGGCCGGCCTGACGACCGCGCTGCACCAGAACGGCTACACGCTGACCGAGCGCGAGCCGGACTACGTCGTGCTCGGCGAGACGCGCACCTACAGCTTCGAGCGGATCACGCACGCGATCCGGCTGATCGTCGCCGGCGCGCGCTTCATCGCGACCAACCCGGACGCGACCGGCCCCTCGCTCCAAGGGCCGCTGCCGGCGACCGGCTCGGTCGCCGCGCTGATCAGCCGCGCGACGGGCGTCGAGCCGTACTTCGTCGGCAAGCCGAACCCGCTGATGATGCGCTCCGCCCTCAACGCGCTCGACGCCCACTCCGAGACGACCGCGATGATCGGCGACCGGATGGACACCGACGTCGTCTCCGGGCTGGAGGCCGGGCTGGAGACGATCCTCGTGCTGTCCGGGGTCGCCACGCGCGAGGCGGCCGAGCGCTTCCCGTTCCGCCCGTCGCGGATCGTCAGATCGGTCGCCGATCTCGTCGACGAGATCGGCTGA
- a CDS encoding NHL repeat-containing protein: MSRLARFLPPLAAAAVAAAAIVPGAAGAATARVTVQVETAAGPVTGASVRLFAAGARSATVAGRARTGSDGSAAVTYRTPAAGSPLYAVADGGSVGGRALPAGVRLLSIAGRGGSTPTTVYVEERSTVAGAYAFARFIDGAQISGPSPGMPNAAASAANLYESGAGKVSFVVSNPPNGLATEVLRTFNTLATALAACTTGSSADCRALFDAARPRGGARPADTLAAVVAIARNPSQHARAIFGVARRAGDDGYRPALSAPPGSWILALVFTGSGMNAPGRMAFDRDSNAWIGNNFQIPGTTAGRELSVLDPGGQPTLGSPRTGGGVRGPGWGTAIDGRGRIWLANFGGDSVSVFTPDGRALSPRGGFTQGGYSRPQGITADQRGNIWVANFGNDSVTLLPRGNPRAARNIRGGGISKPFGIQVDARGHVWVTNGAEDPRRGSVTELLPDGRPTARSPITGGGLASPQGLAVDSSGNKWVANLVSRSVTRILPDGRVSADSPLGLGSVEGGWGIAVDGADHVWVTGFLGANVTELCGVRASACPPGARSVGAKISPARTGYKSASMEHMTAVQIDATGNVWLANNWTLGSSFAEFVGGNGLVQLVGAATPVRTPLIGPPTRP, from the coding sequence ATGTCCAGGCTCGCACGCTTCCTCCCGCCGCTCGCGGCGGCCGCGGTCGCCGCGGCCGCGATCGTGCCCGGTGCCGCCGGCGCGGCGACCGCGAGAGTGACGGTCCAGGTCGAGACGGCAGCCGGCCCCGTCACGGGAGCGTCGGTCCGCCTCTTCGCCGCCGGCGCGCGCAGCGCGACGGTCGCCGGGCGTGCGAGAACCGGCAGCGACGGCAGTGCCGCGGTCACCTACCGCACGCCCGCCGCGGGCAGCCCGCTCTACGCCGTCGCCGACGGCGGCAGCGTCGGCGGCAGAGCGCTGCCCGCGGGCGTCCGGCTCCTGTCGATCGCCGGCCGCGGAGGCTCGACGCCGACGACCGTGTACGTCGAGGAGCGCAGCACCGTCGCGGGCGCCTACGCGTTCGCCCGCTTCATCGACGGCGCGCAGATCAGCGGCCCGTCGCCGGGGATGCCGAACGCGGCCGCCAGCGCCGCGAACCTCTACGAGTCGGGCGCGGGCAAGGTCAGCTTCGTCGTCTCCAACCCGCCGAACGGGCTCGCGACCGAGGTGCTGCGGACGTTCAACACGCTCGCCACCGCGCTCGCCGCGTGCACGACCGGCAGCTCCGCCGACTGCCGCGCGCTGTTCGACGCCGCACGCCCGCGCGGCGGCGCGCGCCCCGCCGACACGCTCGCGGCCGTCGTCGCAATCGCGCGCAATCCGTCCCAGCACGCGCGGGCGATCTTCGGCGTCGCCAGACGCGCCGGCGACGACGGCTACAGGCCGGCGCTCAGCGCGCCGCCCGGCTCGTGGATCCTTGCACTCGTCTTCACCGGCAGCGGGATGAACGCGCCCGGGCGGATGGCGTTCGACCGCGACAGCAACGCGTGGATCGGCAACAACTTCCAGATCCCGGGGACGACCGCCGGCCGCGAGCTGTCCGTGCTCGACCCAGGCGGCCAGCCGACGCTCGGCAGCCCGCGCACGGGCGGCGGTGTGCGCGGCCCCGGCTGGGGCACGGCGATCGACGGGCGCGGGCGCATCTGGCTCGCCAACTTCGGCGGCGACAGCGTCAGCGTCTTCACCCCGGACGGGAGAGCGCTGTCGCCGCGCGGCGGCTTCACGCAGGGCGGCTACAGCAGACCGCAGGGGATCACCGCCGACCAGCGCGGCAACATCTGGGTCGCGAACTTCGGCAACGACAGCGTCACGCTGCTGCCGCGCGGCAACCCGCGCGCCGCGCGCAACATCAGAGGCGGCGGCATCTCGAAGCCGTTCGGCATCCAGGTCGACGCGCGCGGCCACGTCTGGGTCACCAACGGCGCGGAGGACCCCAGACGCGGATCGGTCACCGAGCTGCTGCCCGACGGCAGACCGACCGCCCGTTCGCCGATCACCGGCGGCGGCCTCGCCTCGCCGCAGGGGCTCGCCGTCGACAGCAGCGGCAACAAGTGGGTGGCGAACCTCGTCAGCCGCTCGGTGACGCGGATCTTGCCGGACGGCCGCGTCTCCGCCGACTCGCCGCTCGGCCTGGGCAGCGTCGAGGGCGGCTGGGGCATCGCCGTCGACGGCGCCGACCACGTCTGGGTGACCGGCTTCCTCGGCGCCAACGTGACCGAGCTGTGCGGTGTCCGCGCGAGCGCATGCCCGCCGGGCGCGCGCAGCGTGGGCGCGAAGATCTCACCCGCGCGCACGGGCTACAAGAGCGCGAGCATGGAGCACATGACGGCGGTGCAGATCGACGCCACCGGCAACGTCTGGCTCGCCAACAACTGGACGCTCGGCTCGTCCTTCGCAGAGTTCGTCGGAGGCAACGGGCTCGTCCAGCTCGTCGGCGCCGCGACGCCGGTGCGGACGCCGCTGATCGGCCCGCCGACGCGGCCCTAG
- a CDS encoding MarR family winged helix-turn-helix transcriptional regulator — translation MAESQPLPFDPIAEARRHWRERWGEEPARPMAAVTSIMRTQQILLARLNELLRPHGLTFPRYETLMLLVFSSRGSLPVGKMGERLQVHRTSMTHMADRLEQAGLVTRVSHAQDRRSTLIAITEAGTALAERATATLNSAGFAMDPLGDEEQEAITRLLTAVRQDEGDFSAPAREPARER, via the coding sequence ATGGCCGAGTCGCAGCCGCTCCCGTTCGACCCGATTGCCGAGGCCCGCCGCCACTGGCGCGAGCGCTGGGGCGAGGAGCCGGCGCGGCCGATGGCCGCCGTCACGTCGATCATGCGCACGCAGCAGATCCTGCTCGCGCGGCTCAACGAGCTGCTGCGCCCGCACGGGCTCACGTTCCCGCGCTACGAGACGCTGATGCTGCTCGTCTTCAGCAGCAGGGGCTCGCTGCCCGTCGGCAAGATGGGCGAGCGGCTGCAGGTCCACCGCACCTCGATGACGCACATGGCCGATCGGCTGGAGCAGGCCGGCCTGGTCACGCGCGTCTCGCACGCGCAGGACCGCCGCTCGACGCTGATCGCGATCACCGAGGCCGGCACGGCGCTGGCCGAGCGCGCGACCGCGACGCTCAACAGCGCCGGCTTCGCGATGGACCCGCTCGGCGACGAGGAGCAGGAGGCGATCACGCGCCTGCTGACCGCCGTCCGGCAGGACGAGGGCGACTTCTCCGCCCCCGCGCGCGAGCCCGCGCGCGAACGCTAG
- a CDS encoding acyl-CoA mutase large subunit family protein — MEHGDDAAREWADRFASTPERDASFRTLSGEPIRPLYTAADLPEPREEQPAVGHPGAYPFTRGVYPSMYRGRLWTMRQFAGFGTAEETNERFRYLIDHGQTGLSTAFDMPSLMGHDSDHPRSEGEVGREGVAVDTLDDMETLFAGIDLGSVTVSMTINAPAAIMLAFYVVAAERNGVPADRLGGTIQTDILKEYIAQKEWCFPIDPAMRLVGDMIEWCSTEMPRWHPVSISGYHIREAGSTAAQELAFTLKDGLTYVEQAVARGLDVDDFAPRLSFFFNAQIDFFEEIAKYRAARRIWARELKETFGAKDPRSWLMRFHTQTAGVSLTAQQPLNNIIRTAIEALAGVLGGTQSLHTNSYDEALALPTEDAVRIALRTQQIIAHESGVTNTIDPLGGSYFVEALTDEMERQAYAYFSKIDELGGMVEAVKRNYPQREIADAAFRLQCEIDDGERVVVGVNKHTEGDDAATEIHRIDPALERKQIDRLQGVRGRRDSAMVEAALATIRELAAREDANLMPALLDAARAHATEGEIVESLQTVFGRYTEAPVF; from the coding sequence ATGGAGCACGGCGACGACGCAGCCCGTGAATGGGCAGATCGGTTCGCCTCGACACCGGAGCGGGACGCGTCGTTCAGAACGCTCTCGGGCGAGCCGATCAGACCGCTGTACACCGCCGCGGACCTGCCGGAGCCGCGTGAGGAGCAGCCCGCTGTCGGCCACCCGGGCGCGTATCCGTTCACGCGCGGCGTCTACCCGTCGATGTACCGCGGCCGCCTCTGGACGATGCGGCAGTTCGCCGGCTTCGGCACCGCGGAGGAGACGAACGAGCGCTTCCGCTACCTGATCGACCACGGCCAGACGGGCCTGTCGACCGCGTTCGACATGCCCTCGCTGATGGGCCACGACTCCGACCACCCGCGCTCGGAGGGCGAGGTCGGCCGCGAGGGCGTCGCCGTCGACACGCTCGACGACATGGAGACGCTGTTCGCCGGGATCGACCTCGGCAGCGTCACCGTCTCGATGACGATCAACGCGCCCGCGGCGATCATGCTCGCCTTCTACGTCGTCGCGGCGGAGCGCAACGGCGTCCCCGCCGACCGGCTCGGTGGGACGATCCAGACGGACATCCTGAAGGAGTACATCGCGCAGAAGGAGTGGTGCTTCCCGATCGACCCGGCGATGCGGCTCGTCGGCGACATGATCGAGTGGTGCTCGACCGAGATGCCGCGTTGGCACCCGGTGTCGATCTCCGGCTACCACATCCGCGAGGCCGGCTCGACGGCCGCGCAGGAGCTGGCGTTCACGCTCAAGGACGGTCTCACCTACGTCGAGCAGGCCGTCGCGCGCGGGCTCGACGTCGACGACTTCGCACCGCGCCTGAGCTTCTTCTTCAACGCGCAGATCGACTTCTTCGAGGAGATCGCGAAGTACCGCGCCGCCCGCCGCATCTGGGCGAGAGAGCTGAAGGAGACGTTCGGCGCGAAGGACCCGAGGTCGTGGCTGATGCGCTTCCACACGCAGACCGCCGGCGTCTCGCTGACGGCCCAGCAGCCGCTCAACAACATCATCCGCACGGCGATCGAGGCGCTCGCAGGCGTGCTCGGCGGCACGCAGTCGCTGCACACCAACTCCTACGACGAGGCGCTCGCGCTGCCGACCGAGGACGCCGTCCGGATCGCGCTCCGCACCCAGCAGATCATCGCCCACGAGTCCGGCGTCACGAACACGATCGACCCGCTCGGCGGCAGCTACTTCGTCGAGGCGCTGACCGACGAGATGGAGCGTCAGGCGTACGCATACTTCTCCAAGATCGACGAGCTCGGCGGGATGGTCGAAGCGGTCAAGCGCAACTACCCGCAGCGCGAGATCGCCGATGCCGCCTTCCGCCTCCAGTGCGAGATCGACGACGGCGAGCGCGTCGTCGTCGGCGTCAACAAGCACACCGAGGGAGACGACGCGGCGACAGAGATCCACCGCATCGACCCTGCGCTCGAGCGCAAGCAGATCGACCGTCTGCAGGGCGTCCGCGGGCGCCGCGACAGCGCGATGGTGGAGGCGGCCCTCGCGACGATCCGCGAGCTGGCCGCGCGCGAGGACGCGAACCTGATGCCGGCGCTGCTCGACGCCGCCCGCGCGCACGCGACCGAGGGCGAGATCGTCGAGTCGCTGCAGACCGTCTTCGGCCGCTACACCGAGGCGCCGGTCTTCTAG
- a CDS encoding 3-hydroxybutyryl-CoA dehydrogenase, protein MTAIGIDRVAVVGAGFMGSGIAESAARAGSQVVLYEPEEARLTGSRERIATSIAKAVKGGKLDDAGGKAMLDRISWTTDFAAFGDAQLAIEAVVEDEAVKADVFGRLDQTLAPEAILASNTSSIPIAQLAAATGRPDRVLGLHFFSPVPVMKLVEIVVALDTSESTVERAEAFAEALGKRAVRTKDRSGFVVNMLLVPYLMAAVRMYEEGFASREDIDAAMQLGAGHPMGPLTLADFIGLDVLYAVCDSLYEEFKRDEYAPPPLMKRMVAAGRLGRKTGRGFYDY, encoded by the coding sequence ATGACGGCGATCGGGATCGATCGGGTAGCAGTAGTCGGGGCGGGCTTCATGGGCTCGGGGATCGCGGAGTCGGCGGCGCGCGCCGGCTCGCAAGTGGTCCTGTACGAGCCGGAAGAGGCCCGCCTGACAGGGTCGCGCGAGCGGATCGCGACGTCGATAGCGAAGGCCGTCAAGGGCGGCAAGCTCGACGACGCCGGCGGCAAGGCGATGCTCGACCGCATCTCGTGGACGACCGACTTCGCCGCGTTCGGCGACGCTCAGCTCGCGATCGAGGCGGTCGTCGAGGACGAGGCGGTCAAGGCCGACGTCTTCGGCAGGCTCGACCAGACGCTTGCGCCCGAGGCGATCCTCGCCTCCAACACCTCCTCGATCCCGATCGCGCAGCTCGCCGCCGCGACCGGGCGACCGGACCGCGTGCTGGGGCTGCACTTCTTCTCGCCGGTGCCGGTGATGAAGCTGGTGGAGATCGTCGTCGCGCTCGACACCTCCGAGTCGACGGTGGAGCGGGCGGAGGCGTTCGCCGAGGCACTCGGCAAGCGCGCGGTGCGGACGAAGGACCGCTCGGGCTTCGTCGTCAACATGCTGCTCGTGCCGTACCTGATGGCGGCGGTCAGAATGTACGAGGAGGGCTTCGCCTCGCGCGAGGACATCGACGCCGCGATGCAGCTCGGCGCCGGCCATCCGATGGGGCCGCTGACGCTTGCCGACTTCATCGGCCTCGACGTCCTCTACGCGGTCTGCGACTCGCTCTACGAGGAGTTCAAGCGCGACGAGTACGCGCCGCCGCCGCTGATGAAGCGGATGGTCGCCGCCGGCCGCCTCGGCCGCAAGACCGGCCGCGGCTTCTACGACTACTGA
- a CDS encoding DUF3592 domain-containing protein, which yields MGFFDGMAQGADGQLSTLGRQQTDAQRLMATGLIGQATVQAIRDTGTLVGSDPQVEFELLVAADDREPYLVTHRQAVSRLVIANFQPGASIPVRIDPADPARVLIG from the coding sequence ATGGGCTTCTTCGACGGCATGGCCCAGGGCGCGGATGGCCAGCTGAGCACCCTCGGCAGGCAGCAGACCGACGCTCAGCGCCTGATGGCGACCGGCCTGATCGGACAGGCGACGGTGCAGGCGATACGCGACACCGGCACGCTCGTCGGCTCCGACCCGCAGGTCGAGTTCGAGCTGCTCGTCGCCGCGGACGACCGCGAGCCCTACCTGGTCACCCATCGCCAGGCGGTCTCGCGGCTCGTGATCGCGAACTTCCAGCCGGGCGCGTCGATCCCGGTGCGGATCGATCCCGCCGACCCGGCCCGCGTGCTGATCGGCTAG
- a CDS encoding cytochrome P450, whose protein sequence is MAVTAPEQLPSNPLLRIAVDLNDERTAEVPYPPGPVDFNLQRTFRFVRDPLPILLAAYREYGPIFSLRVFHGRVVFMLGPEANHYITVSHASNFHWREGSFGDLVPLLGDGLLTIDGAYHRRARRIMLPAFHRERIAAAGDTMVEETLRSLDRWQPGQLVDVYHWARELALRVAMKALFGLDPDEEGAGRRAAVDFERALSFYGTDFAVRTMRGPLTPWRRMQAARRTLDTIIYAEIERRRRHPDPERPDVMSLLLEARDEDGGEPLTDTEVRDQVMTLLFAGHDTTTSTVSFMLYELARHPAALAKVLAEQDTVLAGRTPTVAELTSGLPELEMVLDETLRLYPAAWVGPRRSVETFEFDGRTVPAGAYVNYSSWASHRLPDVWPEPEAFVPERFAPAARAALPKGAYIPFGGGSRTCIGMRFGQLEIKTIVTLLLQRHRLELFPGRTMTVRQMPTLSPREPLEMLVRERGLPAGLGA, encoded by the coding sequence ATGGCCGTCACCGCGCCGGAGCAGCTGCCGAGCAACCCGCTTCTGCGGATCGCCGTCGACCTCAACGACGAGCGTACGGCGGAGGTGCCGTACCCGCCGGGGCCGGTCGACTTCAACCTCCAGCGGACGTTCCGCTTCGTGCGCGACCCGCTGCCGATCCTGCTCGCCGCCTATCGCGAGTACGGGCCGATCTTCAGCCTGCGGGTCTTCCACGGGCGGGTCGTCTTCATGCTCGGCCCGGAAGCGAATCACTACATCACCGTCTCGCACGCGAGCAACTTCCACTGGCGGGAGGGCAGCTTCGGCGACCTCGTGCCGCTGCTCGGCGACGGGCTGCTGACGATCGACGGCGCCTACCATCGGCGCGCGCGCCGGATCATGCTGCCCGCCTTCCACCGCGAGCGGATCGCCGCCGCCGGCGACACGATGGTCGAGGAGACGCTCCGCTCACTCGACCGCTGGCAGCCGGGTCAGCTCGTCGACGTCTACCACTGGGCCCGCGAGCTGGCGCTGCGCGTCGCGATGAAGGCGCTGTTCGGCCTCGACCCCGACGAGGAGGGCGCCGGCCGCCGCGCCGCGGTCGACTTCGAGCGCGCACTCTCGTTCTACGGCACCGACTTCGCCGTCCGGACGATGCGCGGGCCGCTCACTCCCTGGCGCCGGATGCAAGCCGCGCGCCGGACGCTCGACACGATCATCTACGCCGAGATCGAGCGGCGCCGCCGGCACCCCGACCCCGAGCGGCCGGACGTGATGTCCCTGCTGCTGGAGGCGCGCGACGAGGACGGCGGCGAGCCGCTGACCGACACCGAGGTCCGCGACCAGGTGATGACGCTGCTCTTCGCCGGGCACGACACGACCACCTCGACCGTCTCCTTCATGCTCTACGAGCTGGCCCGCCACCCCGCCGCGCTGGCGAAGGTCCTCGCCGAGCAGGACACCGTCCTCGCCGGCCGCACGCCGACCGTCGCCGAGCTCACCAGCGGCCTGCCCGAGCTGGAGATGGTCCTCGACGAGACGCTGCGCCTCTACCCCGCCGCCTGGGTCGGCCCGCGCAGGTCCGTCGAGACGTTCGAGTTCGACGGCCGCACCGTCCCCGCCGGCGCCTACGTCAACTACTCCTCATGGGCCAGCCATCGCCTGCCCGACGTCTGGCCCGAACCGGAGGCGTTCGTGCCCGAGCGCTTCGCTCCGGCCGCCAGAGCCGCCCTGCCGAAGGGCGCCTACATACCGTTCGGCGGCGGCTCGCGCACGTGTATCGGCATGCGCTTCGGCCAGCTGGAGATCAAGACGATCGTCACGCTGCTGCTGCAGCGCCACCGGCTCGAGCTGTTCCCCGGCCGCACGATGACGGTCCGCCAGATGCCGACGCTGAGCCCCCGCGAGCCGCTGGAGATGCTGGTGCGCGAGCGCGGCCTGCCGGCCGGTCTCGGCGCCTGA
- a CDS encoding type II toxin-antitoxin system RelE family toxin, translating to MSEQEPWRLTVAGPAARDIQRLPEKYATAIVEALAHIAENPRRLGKPLRLELDGHWSAGRGPYRIIYTLDDAERTVQVVAVAHRADAYRPR from the coding sequence GTGAGCGAGCAGGAGCCCTGGCGCCTCACGGTCGCCGGCCCCGCAGCGCGCGACATCCAGCGCTTGCCCGAAAAGTACGCAACGGCGATAGTCGAGGCACTCGCGCACATCGCCGAGAACCCGCGACGCCTCGGCAAGCCACTCCGCCTCGAACTCGATGGCCACTGGTCAGCCGGGCGTGGGCCATACCGAATCATCTACACGCTCGATGACGCCGAGCGCACCGTCCAGGTCGTCGCGGTCGCGCATCGAGCCGACGCGTACCGCCCTCGGTGA
- a CDS encoding type II toxin-antitoxin system Phd/YefM family antitoxin yields MSETLPLSAVKSHLSELVDRVEGQHDRVVVTRNGRPAAVLISPDDLESLEETLAILSDRAMMEKVREGDAAIAAGDSISLEELRAQLGQSPAA; encoded by the coding sequence ATGTCCGAGACGCTGCCGCTCTCCGCCGTCAAGTCCCACCTCTCTGAGCTGGTCGACCGCGTCGAAGGCCAACACGACCGCGTCGTCGTGACCCGAAACGGCCGGCCGGCTGCCGTGCTGATCAGCCCGGACGACCTTGAGAGCCTCGAAGAGACGCTGGCGATCCTCTCCGACAGAGCGATGATGGAGAAGGTCCGCGAAGGCGATGCCGCCATCGCCGCCGGCGACTCGATCTCGCTCGAAGAACTGCGGGCACAGCTCGGCCAGTCGCCGGCTGCGTGA
- a CDS encoding NAD(P)-dependent oxidoreductase produces the protein MTDTKQHITVIGLGAMGRALAGAFLEAGHPTTVFNRSPDKADELVGRGARRAESVTEALEAGELTVVCVLSYGVARELLEPAADALAGRTIVHLSHGSPADARELSDWVADHGGAYVDGGIMSVPQTIGQPGSFIVVAGAEEAVERTRSAIAVLGDPIDVGRDPGLAPLYDIALLSGLYGIAAGAQLAVSLIDSGGGDVELFRGTLLLPWMEAMLPFTAGVVNTEGTMPDEFNATMQAAVLESMIASSRAAGVDEALTGHLHASLALMRADAP, from the coding sequence ATGACCGACACCAAGCAGCACATCACCGTGATCGGGCTCGGCGCGATGGGTCGCGCCCTGGCCGGCGCGTTCCTCGAGGCAGGCCATCCGACGACGGTCTTCAACCGCTCGCCCGACAAGGCCGACGAGCTCGTCGGGCGGGGCGCTCGCCGTGCCGAGAGCGTCACCGAAGCGCTCGAGGCCGGCGAGCTGACCGTCGTCTGCGTGCTGAGCTACGGCGTCGCCCGCGAACTGCTCGAGCCGGCCGCGGACGCGCTCGCGGGCCGCACGATCGTCCACCTGTCCCATGGCTCCCCCGCCGACGCGCGCGAGCTCTCGGACTGGGTCGCCGACCACGGCGGCGCGTACGTCGACGGCGGCATCATGTCGGTGCCCCAGACGATCGGGCAGCCCGGCTCGTTCATCGTGGTCGCCGGGGCGGAGGAGGCGGTCGAGCGGACGCGGTCCGCGATCGCCGTGCTCGGCGACCCGATCGACGTCGGCCGCGACCCGGGCCTCGCTCCGCTCTACGACATCGCACTGCTGAGCGGCCTCTACGGGATCGCCGCCGGGGCCCAGCTCGCTGTCTCGCTGATCGACAGCGGCGGCGGCGACGTCGAGCTGTTCCGAGGGACATTGCTGCTGCCCTGGATGGAGGCGATGCTGCCGTTCACGGCGGGCGTGGTGAACACGGAGGGCACCATGCCCGACGAGTTCAACGCGACGATGCAGGCCGCGGTGCTGGAGAGCATGATCGCCTCCAGCCGCGCCGCCGGCGTCGACGAGGCGCTCACCGGCCATCTGCACGCGTCCTTGGCGCTGATGCGGGCGGACGCCCCCTAG